The following proteins are encoded in a genomic region of Arachis ipaensis cultivar K30076 chromosome B02, Araip1.1, whole genome shotgun sequence:
- the LOC107626160 gene encoding UDP-glucuronic acid decarboxylase 2 isoform X1 produces the protein MGGTSELIFRGHESQPINDDYSPKPNKRWLSFTLNPINYLLREQRLLFTLLGVFIATAFFTLLPSHNTNLNQYDTVPIPYFTQHDSVFPTNHQSNRHVAAVHSFGKVPLGIKRKGLRIVVTGGAGFVGSHLVDRLIARGDSVIVVDNFFTGRKENVMHHFGNPRFELIRHDVVEPLLLEVDQIYHLACPASPVHYKFNPVKTIKTNVVGTLNMLGLAKRVGARFLLTSTSEVYGDPLQHPQKETYWGNVNPIGVRSCYDEGKRTAETLTMDYHRGAGVEVRIARIFNTYGPRMCLDDGRVVSNFVAQALRKEPMTVYGDGKQTRSFQYVSDLVEGLMRLMEGEHVGPFNLGNPGEFTMLELAKVVQETIDPDASIEYRPNTEDDPHKRKPDISRAKELLGWEPKVDLRKGLPLMVSDFRQRIFGDHKEGSTVA, from the exons ATGGGTGGTACCTCAGAACTAATCTTCAGAGGCCACGAATCGCAACCAATCAACGACGACTACTCCCCAAAACCAAACAAGCGATGGCTCTCATTCACTCTAAACCCCATCAACTACCTCCTCCGCGAGCAGCGCCTCCTCTTCACCCTCCTCGGAGTcttcatcgccaccgccttcttcACTCTCCTCCCTTCCCACAACACCAACCTTAACCAATACGACACCGTTCCGATCCCATACTTCACGCAACACGACTCAGTCTTCCCAACGAACCACCAGAGCAACCGCCACGTGGCAGCAGTTCATTCCTTCGGGAAAGTGCCGCTTGGAATAAAGAGGAAAGGCCTGAGAATTGTTGTCACCGGAGGAGCTGGGTTCGTTGGGTCCCACTTAGTGGATCGGTTGATAGCGAGAGGGGACAGTGTTATCGTTGTTGATAATTTCTTCACGGGGAGGAAGGAGAACGTGATGCACCATTTTGGGAACCCTAGATTTGAGCTTATACGACACGACGTCGTTGAACCCTTGTTGCTTGAAGTTGACCAGATCTACCATCTTGCTTGCCCTGCTTCCCCTGTTCACTACAAGTTCAACCCCGTCAAGACTATC AAGACGAATGTGGTGGGAACGTTGAACATGTTAGGGCTTGCAAAGAGAGTTGGAGCCAGATTCTTGCTTACAAGCACCAGTGAGGTTTATGGAGATCCTCTTCAGCACCCTCAGAAGGAGACTTACTGGGGCAACGTTAATCCCATTG GTGTGCGAAGCTGCTACGATGAGGGAAAGCGTACGGCGGAGACGTTGACTATGGACTACCACAGAGGAGCCGGTGTGGAG GTTAGAATTGCTAGGATCTTTAACACCTACGGTCCCCGAATGTGCTTAGATGATGGACGTGTAGTTAGTAACTTCGTTGCTCAG GCACTAAGGAAGGAGCCAATGACTGTTTATGGAGATGGCAAGCAAACAAGGAGCTTCCAATATGTATCTGATTTG GTGGAGGGTCTAATGCGTCTTATGGAAGGAGAACATGTGGGACCTTTCAACCTTGGGAACCCCGGTGAATTCACCATGCTTGAACTTGCCAAG GTGGTCCAAGAAACAATAGACCCAGATGCAAGCATAGAATACAGGCCCAACACAGAGGATGATCCCCACAAGAGAAAGCCTGACATTTCCAGAGCTAAGGAGCTTCTTGGCTGGGAGCCCAAGGTCGACCTCCGGAAGGGACTCCCTCTCATGGTTTCCGACTTCCGGCAGCGCATTTTCGGCGACCACAAGGAAGGTTCAACTGTGGCCTAA